From the genome of Malus domestica chromosome 04, GDT2T_hap1, one region includes:
- the LOC103410678 gene encoding autophagy-related protein 8f translates to MQPPHCDCIVIVNQTPRDFVDFSDKKSKGSPFPFWLRLKTSRGQMAKSYFKQEHDLEKRRAEAARIREKYPDRIPVIVEKAERSDIPNIDKKKYLVPADLTVGQFVYVIRKRIKLSAEKAIFIFVDNVLPPTGAIMSAIYEEKKDEDGFLYITYSGENTFGYQIPL, encoded by the exons ATGCAGCCTCCCCACTGTGACTGTATCGTCATCGTCAACCAAACCCCACGGGATTTCGTGGACTTTTCTGATAAAAAATCAAAAGGCTCGCCTTTTCCCTTCTGGCTTCGTCTCAAGACTTCACGAG GTCAAATGGCAAAGAGTTACTTCAAGCAAGAACATGATCTGG AGAAGAGACGGGCAGAGGCTGCCAGGATCAGAGAGAAATATCCGGACAGAATTCCA GTGATTGTGGAGAAGGCAGAAAGAAGTGATATCCcaaacattgataaaaaaaa GTACCTTGTCCCGGCTGATCTAACTGTGGGACAATTTGTTTATGTTATCCGCAAAAGGATTAAGTTAAGTGCAGAAAAGGCGATCTTTATATTCGTGGACAATGTACTCCCACCAACAG GTGCAATTATGTCTGCCATATATGAAGAGAAGAAGGACGAAGACGGGTTTCTCTACATCACGTACAGCGGTGAGAACACATTTGGGTATCAGATTCCACTGTAG